One part of the Flavobacterium johnsoniae UW101 genome encodes these proteins:
- a CDS encoding DUF4846 domain-containing protein — MKVKFFFIAAILMVIFCFFSFSETNNTNKTNLFENTIQQRFQLPQGFVREEESKTSFDYFLRNLPLKPLGSNVLYFDGTTKPNRNVYEAVVDLPIGKQDLHQCADAVMRLRADYFYSQKQYDKIHFNFTNGFRADFSKWAAGYRIAIKGNKTSWIKTAKPSDSYETYWKYLEKVFMYAGTASLEKELKPINALDIKIGDVFIKGGFPGHAVIVVDMAVNPKNNQKIMLLAQSYMPAQEIQILKNPNNSSLSPWYAVDFGTSLQTPEWTFSSSQLKRF; from the coding sequence ATGAAAGTTAAATTCTTTTTTATCGCAGCAATTTTGATGGTAATTTTTTGTTTTTTTTCATTTTCAGAGACAAATAATACCAATAAAACCAATCTTTTTGAAAACACGATTCAGCAGCGTTTTCAACTGCCTCAGGGATTTGTGAGAGAAGAAGAATCTAAAACTTCGTTTGATTATTTTTTACGAAATCTTCCATTAAAACCATTGGGTTCAAATGTTTTGTATTTTGATGGAACTACAAAGCCAAATCGAAATGTTTATGAAGCGGTTGTGGATTTACCCATTGGGAAACAGGATTTGCATCAATGTGCTGATGCTGTGATGCGTTTACGAGCAGATTATTTTTATAGCCAAAAGCAGTACGATAAAATACATTTTAATTTTACAAATGGTTTTCGAGCCGATTTTAGTAAATGGGCTGCAGGTTACAGAATTGCAATTAAAGGAAATAAAACCAGCTGGATTAAAACTGCAAAACCATCCGACAGTTATGAAACTTATTGGAAATACTTAGAGAAGGTTTTTATGTATGCAGGAACGGCTTCGTTAGAAAAAGAATTGAAACCAATTAATGCTTTAGACATAAAAATAGGGGATGTTTTTATAAAAGGAGGCTTTCCAGGTCACGCTGTTATTGTAGTTGATATGGCTGTGAATCCAAAAAACAATCAAAAAATTATGCTTTTAGCACAAAGCTATATGCCGGCACAGGAAATTCAAATTTTGAAAAATCCAAATAATAGTTCGTTGAGTCCTTGGTACGCTGTAGATTTTGGAACCTCTCTGCAAACACCAGAATGGACTTTTAGTTCTTCACAATTAAAACGTTTTTAA
- a CDS encoding M15 family metallopeptidase, producing the protein MKRFFFFILIFHNAFSQEIPLNVQKLIKAYPDQIVDYKDNKIIFSDKSSLIYDDFKNKTNQELLDNPDIEDQFKFVYNKADKNLIPKEDAGRIRNEAFFKKIYGNSKSEVESKMTEIIWCPKLANQKVKVTTVNGIDKIVKKLSAELDNNPEFKKYINVIGGTFNWRKISGTNRLSMHSYGMTIDINVKNSNYWQWDCKCKNEEVTLSYRNQIPLKLVSIFEKYGFIWGGNWKHYDTMHFEYRPELLL; encoded by the coding sequence ATGAAACGATTCTTTTTTTTTATCCTTATATTTCATAATGCTTTTTCTCAAGAAATTCCATTGAATGTTCAAAAATTAATTAAAGCATATCCAGATCAAATTGTTGATTATAAGGACAATAAAATTATTTTTAGTGATAAGTCAAGCTTAATTTATGATGATTTTAAAAATAAAACGAATCAGGAATTATTAGATAATCCTGATATTGAGGATCAATTTAAGTTTGTTTATAATAAAGCAGATAAGAATTTAATTCCAAAGGAAGATGCAGGAAGAATTCGAAATGAAGCTTTTTTTAAGAAAATCTACGGAAATTCGAAATCAGAAGTTGAATCAAAAATGACTGAAATTATTTGGTGTCCGAAATTAGCCAATCAAAAAGTAAAAGTAACAACCGTAAATGGAATTGATAAAATAGTAAAAAAACTCTCAGCAGAATTAGATAATAATCCAGAATTTAAAAAATACATTAATGTTATTGGAGGAACATTTAATTGGAGAAAAATTTCAGGAACAAATCGATTGAGTATGCATAGTTATGGAATGACAATAGATATTAATGTCAAAAATTCTAATTACTGGCAATGGGATTGTAAATGCAAAAATGAAGAAGTTACGCTTTCATATAGAAATCAAATTCCCCTCAAGTTAGTTTCAATTTTTGAAAAATATGGCTTTATTTGGGGAGGAAATTGGAAACATTATGACACAATGCATTTTGAGTATCGACCTGAACTTTTGTTGTAA
- a CDS encoding DUF4302 domain-containing protein codes for MKIKHIYKFLLVGLVAVIMGACTSTEADPKFDESPIERLNARKKELNDLLLSSADGWKAVYYTDSTQLGAWTHLFKFLPDGKVDMASDFDDDTDIHRSQYDIQLGSAVSLVFTTANRIHLLSESDNYPTPALVGKGHLGDFQFFYYGQENGEIIFRTNRSFQELRFKKATAKDWDDLHDNTPVIEAITGEITSPLFRLLEINDGAAVQNYDLDYNPDARFGVAASLVPGSNDLINMSFAFTPAGAVVEPPVEVKGQKLTNFSYNSTDDTFVSTGTGGVKATIKYTTVPPVITDDYKKGIDGQPQFVISYIAANLYSAPTTSNYFRSLILKANAALPANQSIARIQIYFNSAFGNYIEYRFNGGRPSVYHNFTTTPNNTAKTLVFNHDSWDNGSAIIPAPAFLKDLDAEFFTPAGMYIKKENFTISFINTIYTMTSASSSFRTTTYQL; via the coding sequence ATGAAAATAAAACATATATATAAGTTCCTCTTAGTTGGTCTTGTGGCTGTTATTATGGGAGCATGTACAAGTACAGAAGCTGATCCAAAATTTGACGAAAGTCCAATTGAAAGATTAAATGCAAGAAAAAAAGAACTAAACGATTTATTACTTTCTTCTGCAGACGGTTGGAAAGCTGTTTATTATACAGACAGCACTCAATTAGGAGCATGGACGCATTTATTTAAATTTTTGCCAGACGGAAAAGTTGATATGGCATCAGATTTTGATGATGATACAGATATTCACAGAAGTCAGTATGATATTCAATTAGGAAGTGCAGTGAGTTTAGTTTTTACAACTGCTAACAGAATACATCTTTTATCAGAATCAGATAATTATCCAACTCCGGCACTTGTTGGGAAAGGACATCTTGGAGACTTTCAGTTTTTCTACTATGGTCAGGAAAATGGAGAAATCATTTTTAGAACCAATAGAAGTTTTCAGGAGCTGAGATTTAAAAAAGCTACAGCAAAAGACTGGGATGATCTGCATGATAATACCCCAGTAATAGAAGCAATAACAGGAGAAATTACAAGTCCATTATTCAGATTGTTAGAAATTAACGATGGAGCTGCAGTGCAAAATTATGATTTAGATTATAATCCAGATGCTCGTTTTGGAGTAGCAGCATCTTTAGTACCTGGCAGTAATGATTTGATTAATATGTCTTTTGCCTTTACTCCAGCAGGAGCAGTTGTTGAACCGCCAGTTGAAGTTAAAGGACAAAAATTAACTAATTTTAGCTATAACAGTACTGATGATACTTTTGTTTCAACAGGAACAGGAGGTGTAAAAGCAACTATTAAGTATACAACTGTACCGCCTGTAATAACTGATGATTACAAAAAAGGTATTGACGGTCAGCCTCAATTTGTTATATCTTATATAGCGGCTAATTTATATTCAGCACCAACAACTTCTAATTACTTCAGATCATTAATTTTAAAAGCAAATGCTGCATTACCAGCAAATCAATCTATAGCCAGAATTCAGATTTATTTTAATTCTGCTTTTGGAAATTACATTGAATATCGTTTTAATGGAGGAAGACCATCTGTTTATCATAACTTTACGACAACTCCAAATAATACAGCTAAAACATTAGTATTTAATCATGATTCATGGGATAATGGTTCAGCAATTATTCCTGCTCCAGCATTCTTAAAAGACCTTGACGCAGAGTTCTTTACTCCTGCAGGTATGTACATTAAAAAGGAAAATTTCACAATTTCTTTTATTAATACAATTTATACAATGACAAGTGCTTCTAGTAGTTTTAGAACCACAACATATCAGTTATAA
- a CDS encoding LysR family transcriptional regulator: MDFRLKVFYTVALRLNFTKAATELYITQPAVSKHIQELEETYKTKLFERNGSKIALTPAGEILLKHTKEIFEIYREIDFEMSSFISERQGLLRLGASTTISQYIISPVLARFHQKQKDIKVNLLNGNTEQIENALINKEIEIGIVEGQSKNQSIKYIPFLKDELVLVCSSKNSFVKQNEISVNDLKSMKFITRERGSGTLEVIEFALKNVGLKFSDLQIEMQLGSTESIKSYLLNSDCFAFMSIHAVSKELKNKELIVLDVEKLSIERYFYIITLLGKSDPLSELFIQNIANHYNLKL, from the coding sequence ATGGATTTCAGGCTGAAAGTATTTTATACCGTTGCGCTGCGTCTTAATTTCACTAAGGCGGCTACTGAATTGTATATTACACAGCCAGCAGTTTCAAAACATATTCAGGAACTCGAAGAAACCTATAAAACAAAACTTTTTGAACGAAACGGTTCTAAAATCGCGTTAACTCCAGCTGGAGAAATTTTGCTAAAGCATACAAAAGAAATTTTCGAAATTTACCGCGAAATAGATTTTGAAATGAGTTCCTTTATCAGCGAACGTCAAGGATTACTGAGATTAGGAGCAAGTACAACCATTTCGCAATATATTATTTCTCCAGTTTTGGCCCGTTTTCATCAAAAGCAGAAAGATATAAAAGTCAATTTGTTAAACGGAAATACAGAACAAATTGAAAATGCTTTAATTAATAAAGAAATCGAAATTGGAATTGTCGAAGGGCAGTCAAAAAATCAATCTATCAAATACATTCCCTTTTTAAAAGACGAATTAGTTTTAGTATGCAGTAGTAAAAATTCGTTTGTAAAACAAAATGAAATTTCAGTAAACGATTTAAAATCAATGAAATTCATTACTCGTGAACGCGGATCTGGAACACTTGAAGTTATAGAATTTGCACTTAAAAATGTCGGTTTAAAATTTAGCGACCTGCAGATTGAAATGCAGTTAGGAAGTACAGAAAGTATAAAATCGTATCTTCTCAATTCAGATTGTTTTGCCTTTATGTCTATTCATGCCGTAAGCAAAGAATTGAAAAACAAAGAATTAATTGTTCTGGATGTTGAGAAATTATCCATAGAAAGGTACTTTTATATTATCACTTTACTAGGAAAATCTGATCCTTTGTCAGAATTGTTTATTCAAAACATTGCGAATCACTATAACTTGAAGTTATAG
- the fabG gene encoding 3-oxoacyl-[acyl-carrier-protein] reductase, which yields MKLLEGKVAIITGASRGIGKGIAEVFAKHGANVAFTYSSSAASAEALEKELNALGVKAKGYQSNAADFNEAQTFVDAVLADFGTVDILINNAGITKDNLLMRMSEADFDQVIDVNLKSVFNMTKAIQKTFLKQRAGSIINISSVVGVSGNAGQTNYAASKAGAIGFTKSVALELGSRNIRCNAIAPGFIETEMTAKLSEDVVKGWREGIPLKRGGTTEDVANACLFLASDMSAYITGQVLNVCGGMLT from the coding sequence ATGAAATTACTAGAAGGAAAAGTAGCAATCATTACTGGCGCTAGCCGCGGAATTGGTAAAGGAATTGCAGAAGTTTTTGCTAAACACGGAGCAAATGTAGCATTTACATATAGTTCATCTGCAGCGTCTGCTGAAGCTCTTGAAAAAGAATTAAATGCTTTAGGAGTAAAAGCAAAAGGTTACCAATCTAACGCAGCTGATTTTAATGAAGCACAAACTTTTGTTGATGCAGTTTTAGCTGATTTTGGAACTGTTGATATTTTAATTAACAATGCCGGAATTACAAAAGATAACTTACTTATGCGTATGTCTGAAGCTGATTTCGACCAAGTTATTGATGTTAACTTGAAATCTGTTTTCAATATGACAAAAGCAATCCAAAAAACTTTCTTAAAACAACGTGCAGGATCTATTATCAATATTAGTTCTGTTGTTGGAGTTTCTGGAAACGCAGGGCAGACAAACTATGCTGCTTCAAAAGCCGGAGCAATTGGTTTTACAAAATCAGTAGCTTTAGAATTAGGTTCTCGTAATATTCGCTGCAACGCAATTGCTCCAGGTTTCATTGAAACTGAAATGACTGCAAAATTATCTGAAGATGTAGTAAAAGGATGGAGAGAAGGAATTCCGTTGAAACGCGGCGGAACAACAGAAGATGTAGCAAACGCTTGTCTTTTCTTAGCTTCAGACATGAGTGCTTACATTACAGGACAAGTTCTTAATGTTTGTGGAGGAATGCTTACCTAA